The DNA sequence TCTCGCTCGGACACCGACCGCGACGGCGCCGATGAAGACGGCGATACCGGCGGCGACGAGGTCGGGGATACAGGCGACAGCGACAGCGACGCAGCGAGTGACGTGGAGTCGTCTCCTGTCGCGACGAACCCGTTGGCGCCGGCCACGACAACGACGGTCCGTGCGTCGACGACCACCTTGCCGCCGGTCACGACCACCAACTCTGGTCCGCCGGAGCGGGTGGTGACGTTGTTGGTCGACGTCGCAAAGCTACGCGCCGAACCGCGGTTGGACGCAGCCGAAATCGACAGCATCACTGATCTCGCCGGTGCCTCGATCGTGGTCGTCGGCGAGCCGAGCAATGGGTGGTACCGGGTCCGAATCGGGTTCCAGGAAGGCTGGATGTTCGGCGCCTTCATTCTCCCTCCCGCCGACGGCCTGATCGTCCTGCAGACGCGGTCGACCGATCCGGTGATCCTTCGTGACTCTGCCGGCGTCGAGATGGACTTGGTCAACGCCTCGGGCAGCTACGCACTGGCGACCTCGACAAGTGGGAACCTCTGGCCGGTCGTACTTCCGGAAGGTTGGACCGCCTATGTCCAAGGTTCCGAAATGAACATTCTCTCATGACGCCTGCGTGGCGAAGTCGAACCAGCATTTTCGTTCTCTGCGGCGCGTTCTTCGCGGGAGGGGCCGGTTCCCTCTTCTGGGGCGGCGGATCGGGTGATGAGCAAGCGAGCGAGGTCGATGCGGGCTCGACGACCACCGTGACGTCCTCCCTTG is a window from the Acidimicrobiales bacterium genome containing:
- a CDS encoding SH3 domain-containing protein — its product is MALLVAVGVVGFVVATAGNDGEADVADDSRSDTDRDGADEDGDTGGDEVGDTGDSDSDAASDVESSPVATNPLAPATTTTVRASTTTLPPVTTTNSGPPERVVTLLVDVAKLRAEPRLDAAEIDSITDLAGASIVVVGEPSNGWYRVRIGFQEGWMFGAFILPPADGLIVLQTRSTDPVILRDSAGVEMDLVNASGSYALATSTSGNLWPVVLPEGWTAYVQGSEMNILS